A window of Methanothrix sp. contains these coding sequences:
- the purE gene encoding 5-(carboxyamino)imidazole ribonucleotide mutase, with amino-acid sequence MPDVSIISGSKSDQNVVDRILRVLEERGVSYEHRVISAHRNPRELDQYIESSDARVFIAVAGMSAALPGAVAARTERPVIGVPVSGKLLGIDALLSIVQMPPGVPVACVGIDAGENAALLALRMLKS; translated from the coding sequence ATGCCAGACGTATCGATCATATCAGGATCAAAATCTGATCAGAATGTCGTGGACAGAATTCTGAGAGTCCTGGAGGAGAGGGGCGTCAGCTACGAGCACAGGGTCATATCCGCGCACAGGAACCCGAGGGAGCTCGATCAGTACATCGAGAGCTCGGATGCGAGGGTATTCATAGCGGTCGCCGGGATGTCAGCTGCTCTTCCTGGAGCGGTGGCTGCCAGGACCGAGAGGCCTGTGATAGGCGTGCCGGTGAGCGGGAAGCTTCTCGGGATAGATGCGCTGCTCTCCATAGTCCAGATGCCCCCCGGGGTGCCTGTTGCATGTGTGGGAATAGATGCAGGAGAGAATGCCGCATTACTGGCCCTGCGGATGCTAAAATCCTGA
- the ade gene encoding adenine deaminase → MRISDLIAAARGELEADLLLEGGELVNVFSGEIHRADISIYGGYVAGFDCSSARKVIPVEDHLISPGFIDAHVHIESSMVMPSEYARAVVPRGTLAVIADPHEIANVMGVEGISYLLRSAEGIPMRFLVTAPSCVPATPLETSGAALGVSEISRLLEDPRVVGLGEMMNYPGVIHGDESVLAKLEVAASKNKTICGHAPGLRGRDLHAYAAALIESDHECTRAEEAMEQLRSGICIMIREGSAARNLDELLKIIGEHNTPNIMLCTDDLDPRDIMHRHIDHMIRRIVSAGVDPVAAIQMATINPARHFGLRRTGAVAPGYRADIVVMDHDFNVRRVIFEGREVAREGRLTAGFESKRLPIQSSMNVRRPLTLESFRIPAAGRIARVIRVVPDQILTEAIAARPTVMNGEVVSDTTDDVLKIAVVERHRATGNVGLGLVSGFGLRRGAIASSVSHDSHNITVVGADDESMLRSVEALISTGGGWVAVDGRTLASLPLPIAGLLSERRVEDVVEDAENVVSAAHSLGSELDDPFMTLSFLALPVVPELRITDRGLVDVREFRHVPLFME, encoded by the coding sequence TTGAGGATCAGTGATCTGATAGCCGCAGCGAGGGGTGAGCTTGAGGCGGATCTGCTCCTGGAGGGCGGGGAGCTGGTCAACGTCTTCTCAGGGGAAATACATAGGGCTGACATCTCGATTTACGGCGGATACGTGGCAGGTTTTGACTGCTCGAGCGCCAGAAAGGTGATCCCGGTCGAGGACCATCTGATATCGCCTGGGTTCATAGATGCACATGTTCACATCGAGAGCTCCATGGTGATGCCCTCTGAGTACGCGAGGGCTGTTGTCCCGCGCGGGACGCTCGCGGTGATAGCGGATCCGCATGAGATCGCGAACGTGATGGGAGTGGAGGGGATATCATATCTGCTCAGAAGCGCCGAGGGCATCCCGATGAGGTTTCTTGTGACAGCACCATCGTGCGTGCCCGCGACGCCGCTGGAGACATCAGGCGCTGCTCTGGGCGTGAGCGAGATCTCCAGGCTTCTTGAGGATCCCAGGGTCGTGGGCCTTGGGGAGATGATGAACTATCCCGGAGTGATACACGGGGATGAGTCCGTGCTCGCGAAGCTGGAGGTCGCGGCCTCGAAGAACAAGACGATCTGCGGCCATGCTCCCGGGCTGAGGGGCAGGGATCTACACGCGTATGCTGCCGCGCTGATCGAGAGCGACCACGAGTGCACCAGAGCGGAGGAGGCGATGGAGCAGCTCCGCTCAGGCATATGCATAATGATCAGGGAGGGAAGCGCGGCGAGGAACCTCGATGAGCTCCTGAAGATCATCGGAGAACACAACACACCAAACATCATGCTCTGCACTGATGACCTAGACCCGAGAGATATCATGCACAGACACATCGATCACATGATAAGAAGAATCGTATCTGCAGGCGTAGATCCTGTCGCGGCGATACAGATGGCCACGATCAACCCGGCGCGCCACTTCGGGCTCCGCAGGACAGGTGCTGTTGCCCCGGGATACAGGGCTGACATCGTCGTTATGGATCACGATTTTAATGTGAGACGCGTTATCTTCGAGGGCAGGGAGGTGGCCAGGGAGGGAAGGCTCACAGCGGGGTTTGAATCGAAGAGATTGCCGATACAGAGCAGCATGAATGTGCGCAGGCCCCTCACGCTGGAATCCTTCAGAATCCCTGCAGCAGGCAGAATCGCCAGGGTCATCCGCGTTGTGCCGGACCAGATACTGACAGAGGCAATTGCAGCGCGCCCCACTGTGATGAACGGGGAGGTCGTATCAGATACCACGGATGACGTCCTGAAGATAGCTGTTGTTGAGCGGCACCGGGCCACCGGCAACGTCGGTCTCGGCCTCGTCAGCGGGTTTGGATTGAGGAGAGGCGCGATCGCGAGCTCCGTCTCACACGACTCCCACAACATCACAGTCGTTGGAGCTGATGATGAGAGCATGCTCAGATCTGTGGAAGCCCTGATATCAACGGGCGGTGGATGGGTTGCTGTCGATGGGAGAACACTCGCCTCGCTGCCCCTCCCGATCGCCGGTCTGTTATCCGAGAGGCGTGTGGAGGATGTGGTCGAGGACGCGGAGAATGTGGTATCAGCAGCACACTCTCTTGGATCAGAGCTGGACGATCCCTTCATGACGCTCTCATTCCTAGCCCTGCCGGTCGTACCCGAGCTCAGGATCACAGACAGAGGCCTTGTGGATGTGAGGGAGTTCAGGCACGTTCCTCTATTTATGGAGTAA
- a CDS encoding radical SAM protein, with protein MSGKRIVLTSDRTMMSSYHGGVLLGFAAIMPRAVMPEWVLRSLFCPPVRAYPDGRAVYAPCGMRKVEAALLDAGFSRDEVMVAHPDHLDKAIGSDTEIVGITHDDPMGKIAVREIEDIINRGPPHNRHSFLKLINNPLIKKYDPVIVVGGNGAWELADEDVSVDHIYLGEGESEFPEVCRAILDGRNVPRIIQGTPVAGDRIPVNRGATIAGIVEIGRGCWRGCAFCSPTMRSLRHRPVSSILEDIRVNMREGMRDVLLHSEDVFTYGSRGMRPEPDRVLELFRSVKQLSPHTIDVSHLSLATVHQSMDLLSDVSEVVGVGTDQRYMSAWIGIETGSCRILEMHMPRKALPESPDRWPEIVRECYALFHEEHWVPVASLVLGLPGETAEDVVRTTELVESLKEYTGLMLPLFFTPMAGTALGSYRGLGKDNALPEHWELVGTCMEYNLRHLRKLHSLYRERMTPNPLVHMGLRAINIAADIVLPKYMRRMKRGEPPN; from the coding sequence ATGTCTGGAAAGAGGATCGTCCTGACCAGCGACCGGACAATGATGTCCTCCTATCACGGTGGCGTTCTGCTCGGATTCGCCGCAATCATGCCCAGGGCAGTCATGCCCGAGTGGGTGCTGAGATCCCTATTCTGTCCTCCAGTGAGGGCGTATCCCGACGGCAGGGCAGTTTATGCGCCATGCGGCATGAGGAAGGTGGAGGCTGCGCTCTTGGATGCAGGTTTCTCCAGGGACGAGGTCATGGTTGCGCATCCCGACCACCTCGATAAGGCCATCGGCAGCGACACCGAGATCGTTGGCATAACACATGACGATCCTATGGGGAAGATAGCGGTCCGCGAGATCGAGGATATAATAAACCGGGGCCCGCCGCACAACAGGCACAGCTTTCTGAAGCTCATAAATAATCCTCTCATAAAAAAATACGATCCCGTGATCGTGGTCGGTGGCAATGGCGCATGGGAGCTCGCAGATGAGGATGTGAGCGTAGATCACATCTACCTGGGCGAGGGCGAGAGCGAGTTTCCGGAGGTGTGCAGGGCGATCCTCGATGGGAGGAATGTCCCCAGGATCATACAGGGAACGCCTGTGGCCGGGGACAGGATTCCGGTGAACAGGGGCGCCACGATCGCAGGCATAGTCGAGATCGGAAGGGGATGCTGGCGCGGCTGTGCATTCTGCTCCCCGACGATGAGGTCGCTTAGACACCGGCCGGTATCCAGCATTCTGGAGGACATCAGGGTGAACATGAGGGAGGGCATGAGGGATGTTCTCCTTCACTCAGAGGACGTTTTCACATACGGGTCCAGGGGAATGCGCCCTGAGCCTGATAGGGTGCTGGAGCTCTTCAGGAGCGTCAAGCAGCTCTCGCCGCACACAATAGATGTCTCGCACCTCAGCCTGGCGACCGTGCACCAGTCCATGGATCTCCTCAGCGATGTCTCTGAGGTGGTTGGCGTTGGCACAGATCAGAGATACATGTCAGCATGGATAGGAATAGAGACCGGAAGCTGTCGTATCCTGGAGATGCACATGCCCAGGAAGGCGCTTCCGGAATCTCCTGATCGCTGGCCCGAGATCGTCAGGGAGTGCTACGCGCTCTTCCATGAGGAGCACTGGGTGCCGGTCGCGAGCCTTGTCCTGGGGCTGCCCGGTGAGACCGCTGAGGATGTTGTCAGGACCACGGAGCTCGTGGAGTCTCTTAAAGAATACACAGGTCTCATGCTGCCGCTCTTCTTCACCCCGATGGCAGGCACAGCGCTTGGCAGTTACAGAGGCCTCGGAAAGGACAATGCCCTTCCCGAGCACTGGGAGCTGGTCGGGACCTGCATGGAGTACAACCTAAGACATCTCAGGAAGCTTCACAGCCTGTACAGAGAGCGCATGACGCCGAATCCGCTGGTGCACATGGGTCTGCGTGCCATTAACATAGCCGCAGATATAGTTCTCCCGAAATACATGAGAAGAATGAAAAGGGGAGAACCGCCAAACTGA
- a CDS encoding DUF2551 domain-containing protein, translating to MESAEERIQERLRNYLKRDGIGIRKAVLKLFLSDSSFTTEDIFTYLEKEGFNVSYRGVSAMVGLMNTRLGILSIDVSGDHNVYSLKNDHKMIVKSVLENY from the coding sequence ATGGAGAGCGCTGAGGAGAGAATTCAGGAGCGGCTGAGGAATTATCTGAAGCGAGATGGTATAGGAATCAGAAAAGCGGTGCTGAAGTTGTTCTTGAGCGATTCGTCATTTACGACCGAGGACATCTTCACGTATCTGGAGAAGGAGGGCTTCAATGTAAGCTATCGCGGTGTGTCTGCCATGGTCGGACTCATGAACACGCGCCTGGGAATTCTCAGCATAGATGTATCCGGAGACCACAACGTGTACTCACTGAAGAACGACCACAAGATGATAGTGAAATCGGTGCTGGAGAACTACTAG
- a CDS encoding radical SAM protein has protein sequence MPEEWVQDGTGSFHNYLPHGCEICRQGASLVLFVTGVCARGCFYCPLSLERRGRDIIFANERIVSSQEDILEEARAIDALGTGITGGEPLLRLDLVLDTIHMLKRNLGNEHHIHLYTGIIPEEGVLSRLRDAGLDELRMHPDLEREDARLAEALKSAMDLGIEAGVEIPAIAPAPWIAEAVRSAGAFLNINELEFSETNAYMLRARGFRADPESCAAIGSESIARSFMHYGIKLHYCSSIFKDSVQLRERLKRRAERVRRVFDIVSDDGTLLTGVILAPDPQAAIRVLKDLGVPESMYELSDNEIEIAAWILEEIADEVRHMGSPHIVERYPTADRMVVERIPL, from the coding sequence ATGCCTGAGGAGTGGGTTCAGGACGGCACCGGATCATTCCACAACTACCTCCCTCATGGATGTGAGATCTGCAGGCAGGGCGCATCTCTGGTCCTGTTCGTAACAGGTGTATGCGCCAGAGGATGCTTCTACTGTCCGCTCTCCCTGGAGCGCAGGGGCAGGGATATCATCTTCGCGAACGAGCGGATCGTCTCATCCCAGGAGGATATCCTGGAGGAGGCGCGGGCGATCGATGCCCTCGGGACGGGCATAACCGGAGGGGAGCCTCTGCTGAGGCTGGATCTGGTTCTCGATACAATTCACATGCTGAAGAGGAATCTGGGGAATGAGCATCACATCCATCTCTACACTGGGATAATACCGGAGGAGGGTGTGCTTTCAAGGCTTCGCGATGCAGGTCTGGATGAGCTGAGGATGCATCCAGATCTGGAGCGTGAGGATGCCCGCCTCGCGGAAGCACTTAAATCCGCGATGGATCTGGGGATCGAGGCCGGCGTCGAGATCCCAGCGATCGCTCCTGCGCCGTGGATCGCAGAGGCTGTTCGGAGCGCCGGTGCTTTTCTTAACATAAATGAGCTAGAGTTCTCCGAGACCAATGCGTATATGCTCAGAGCCAGGGGTTTCAGGGCAGACCCGGAATCGTGCGCCGCGATCGGGAGCGAATCGATCGCGAGATCGTTCATGCACTACGGGATAAAGCTACACTACTGCTCCTCGATCTTCAAGGACTCTGTCCAGCTCAGGGAGAGGCTGAAGCGGCGCGCTGAGAGGGTCCGGAGGGTCTTCGATATCGTGAGCGATGATGGCACTCTACTGACAGGAGTCATCCTGGCTCCGGATCCGCAGGCCGCGATCAGAGTGCTGAAGGATCTCGGTGTTCCTGAGAGCATGTATGAGCTTTCAGATAACGAAATAGAGATCGCGGCCTGGATACTGGAGGAGATCGCAGATGAGGTGAGGCATATGGGATCGCCTCACATAGTTGAGAGGTATCCAACCGCTGACAGGATGGTCGTGGAGAGAATACCTTTATAA
- a CDS encoding lysylphosphatidylglycerol synthase transmembrane domain-containing protein translates to MHRDGIELPTPDARKSVALVVIGTALYLIYLYHVGFSDIAESMRSVDIRIFSLGFILALLGVFFDGLAWRRVAIKFDCRMSVADAFLMYLSCIFLNNLIPSGSFSGETARIYFLEKIASPGIDKSSATVAATRIITAVPFFFGVVIGMAYLVLETSAPAWAIATCSGIAVVLLGINAIFVGICFSSGWLEGIISKLIEFVERVFHRRVDRSMCIGIVRRFHSAMSGFTEHRWTIVVSTAWAFAAWLCMNLVAFVTFRSMGIEVSMWAIFAVYAVMIFIQMLPLVLPGGIGLVDIVMITLFSAIGVPTSYAVAATILSRLIQLWFLTIAGGAATAYLLRRIDGARRGSKSPVAL, encoded by the coding sequence GTGCATCGAGACGGGATAGAGCTTCCCACGCCGGATGCGAGAAAGTCGGTCGCACTGGTGGTGATCGGCACAGCACTGTATCTCATCTATCTCTACCACGTCGGATTCTCGGATATAGCGGAGAGCATGAGATCTGTGGATATCCGCATATTCTCGCTCGGATTCATCCTGGCACTTCTCGGCGTGTTCTTCGACGGGCTCGCCTGGAGGCGTGTCGCCATCAAGTTCGACTGCAGGATGTCGGTAGCGGACGCGTTTCTCATGTACCTCTCCTGCATATTCCTGAACAATCTGATACCATCTGGCAGCTTCTCGGGCGAGACCGCAAGAATATACTTCCTGGAAAAGATCGCATCTCCGGGTATAGATAAATCATCGGCGACGGTCGCTGCGACGCGCATAATCACAGCTGTGCCGTTCTTCTTTGGCGTGGTGATCGGCATGGCTTATCTGGTGCTCGAGACGAGCGCGCCGGCATGGGCGATCGCGACATGCTCAGGGATTGCGGTTGTTCTTCTCGGCATCAACGCGATATTCGTTGGCATATGCTTCTCGAGCGGCTGGCTTGAGGGTATCATATCCAAACTGATCGAGTTTGTGGAGAGGGTGTTCCACCGCAGGGTCGACAGGAGCATGTGCATCGGAATAGTCCGCAGATTTCACTCAGCGATGAGCGGATTCACGGAGCACAGGTGGACGATCGTTGTGAGCACAGCCTGGGCATTTGCAGCCTGGCTCTGCATGAATCTGGTCGCGTTTGTCACTTTCAGATCGATGGGTATCGAGGTATCGATGTGGGCGATATTCGCGGTCTATGCTGTGATGATATTCATCCAGATGCTGCCTCTGGTGCTTCCAGGCGGCATCGGGCTTGTCGATATAGTGATGATAACGCTCTTCAGCGCCATAGGGGTTCCCACGAGCTACGCTGTCGCCGCAACAATACTCTCCAGGCTGATACAGCTCTGGTTCCTCACGATCGCAGGAGGCGCTGCCACCGCGTACCTTCTGAGAAGGATAGATGGAGCCCGGCGGGGCTCAAAGAGCCCTGTAGCATTATAG
- a CDS encoding universal stress protein: MYKRILIATDGSDKSRLAAQEGLELAKALGAEVLALYVVNEVVIASAVRQLGADKKEVEAKLQKQGEKALDDIKEMGEKIGVKVEPVIRIGAPANVIIDVARTENIDCIVMGSHGESGVSKLLIGSVVQKVLYWATTPVLVVR, from the coding sequence ATGTACAAGCGTATTTTGATTGCCACAGATGGCTCCGACAAGTCCAGACTGGCTGCGCAGGAGGGGCTTGAGCTTGCGAAGGCTCTGGGTGCGGAGGTCCTGGCGCTTTACGTGGTCAACGAGGTCGTCATAGCGAGCGCTGTAAGGCAGCTGGGTGCCGACAAGAAAGAGGTGGAGGCCAAGCTGCAGAAGCAGGGCGAGAAGGCCCTGGATGACATAAAGGAGATGGGCGAGAAGATAGGCGTCAAGGTCGAGCCTGTCATAAGGATCGGTGCGCCCGCAAATGTCATCATAGATGTGGCCAGAACCGAGAACATCGACTGCATCGTGATGGGCAGCCACGGCGAGAGCGGCGTCTCGAAGCTTCTCATAGGCAGCGTGGTCCAGAAAGTCTTATATTGGGCAACAACTCCTGTCCTGGTAGTGAGATAG
- a CDS encoding homocysteine biosynthesis protein: MEAEKSLSEINERIRDGSVRVVTAEEMPAIVEELGPDGAVREVDVVTTGTFGAMCSSGVFLNLGHSDPPIKISRAWLNRVEAYGGVAAVDLFLGATQPSEDRGIEYGGAHVIEDLVSGRAVDVMGEGVGTDCYPRMEIETTLHLEDLNQALMVNPRNAYQRYNAATNSSDRTLHTYMGTLLPRLGNVHYSGAGVLNPISNDPGFEYIGTGVRIFLGGAQGYIVGPGTQHSPETGFATLMVAGDLKRMSSEFLRAATFTRYGPTLYVGVGVPIPILNERLALSTAVRDKDITVPIVDYGVQRRDRPVLRSVSYAELRSGFVEINGKEVPTASLSSFHMARMVAGTLKKWIERGEFLLTEQAEPLPRGGVSRPMKQTKELPYVGDVMNRDVVTVGENISVPEAARVIVGSRFDHLPVVSEDGKLMGIITTWDISKAVANGNISRVSEIMTRRVYSATPDEPIELAARTMDIHSISALPVVDKDNRVIGMITSNDLSRLFAGRRSR; encoded by the coding sequence GTGGAAGCAGAGAAATCGCTATCCGAGATCAACGAGCGGATACGTGACGGAAGCGTCAGGGTTGTGACCGCAGAGGAGATGCCGGCCATCGTCGAGGAGCTGGGTCCGGATGGGGCGGTGCGCGAGGTTGATGTCGTGACCACCGGCACCTTCGGGGCGATGTGCTCCTCCGGCGTCTTCCTGAACCTCGGGCACAGCGATCCGCCGATAAAGATCTCGAGGGCCTGGCTGAACCGGGTTGAGGCATATGGTGGGGTCGCCGCGGTTGATCTCTTTCTCGGAGCGACCCAGCCATCTGAGGACAGAGGCATAGAGTACGGCGGTGCTCACGTCATAGAGGATCTGGTTTCCGGAAGAGCTGTCGATGTGATGGGCGAGGGCGTGGGCACGGACTGCTACCCCAGGATGGAGATCGAGACAACCCTCCATCTGGAGGACCTCAACCAGGCGCTGATGGTCAATCCAAGAAACGCATACCAGAGGTACAATGCTGCCACCAACTCCTCTGACAGGACCCTTCACACATACATGGGCACGCTGCTTCCACGCCTCGGGAATGTACATTACAGCGGGGCGGGCGTTCTCAACCCGATCTCCAATGATCCTGGATTCGAGTACATAGGGACTGGAGTCAGGATATTCCTCGGCGGCGCGCAGGGTTACATCGTGGGACCCGGCACACAGCACAGCCCTGAGACCGGGTTCGCCACGCTCATGGTCGCAGGGGACCTAAAGAGGATGAGCAGCGAGTTTCTGAGAGCAGCCACGTTCACAAGGTACGGGCCGACGCTTTACGTTGGCGTTGGCGTTCCGATACCGATACTGAACGAGAGGCTCGCGCTGAGCACTGCTGTCCGGGATAAAGACATAACAGTCCCGATCGTCGATTATGGGGTGCAGCGAAGGGACAGGCCTGTGCTTAGGAGCGTGAGCTACGCGGAGCTGAGGTCCGGCTTTGTGGAGATAAACGGAAAGGAGGTTCCGACAGCATCTCTATCAAGCTTCCACATGGCCAGAATGGTCGCAGGAACCCTGAAGAAGTGGATCGAGAGGGGGGAGTTCTTACTTACAGAGCAGGCTGAGCCTCTGCCAAGAGGTGGCGTCAGCAGGCCGATGAAGCAGACGAAGGAGCTCCCGTACGTCGGGGACGTCATGAACAGGGATGTTGTCACAGTGGGAGAGAACATCAGCGTGCCTGAGGCAGCACGTGTCATCGTCGGAAGCAGGTTCGATCATCTCCCCGTGGTCTCTGAGGATGGAAAGCTCATGGGCATAATAACGACATGGGACATATCCAAGGCTGTTGCAAACGGCAACATCTCAAGGGTCTCGGAGATCATGACCAGAAGGGTGTACTCAGCGACCCCGGATGAGCCGATAGAGCTGGCCGCCAGGACGATGGATATCCACAGCATCTCTGCGCTGCCCGTTGTGGATAAGGACAATCGCGTCATAGGAATGATAACAAGCAACGACCTGAGCAGGCTGTTTGCCGGGAGGAGATCGAGATGA
- a CDS encoding 4Fe-4S binding protein, whose product MKLMLRVAPGIVRKPLIASVILETGALINIERASIDAVSGEIVLDVSDDKCRQVKDAFERRGVDVILLEIPVMRNEEECVHCGACIAICPTGTFRFDDWKVVTDPGKCIQCGACVTACPHRALQLVLR is encoded by the coding sequence ATGAAGCTGATGCTCAGGGTCGCACCTGGAATAGTCAGAAAGCCTCTCATAGCCTCGGTCATCCTGGAGACCGGCGCGCTCATAAACATCGAGAGGGCGAGCATAGATGCTGTCAGCGGCGAGATAGTCCTCGATGTCTCAGATGATAAGTGCAGGCAGGTAAAAGACGCATTCGAGCGCAGGGGCGTTGATGTCATACTTCTCGAGATCCCCGTGATGAGAAACGAGGAGGAGTGCGTCCACTGCGGCGCATGCATCGCGATATGCCCCACCGGCACATTCAGGTTCGACGACTGGAAGGTCGTGACAGACCCGGGAAAATGCATCCAGTGCGGAGCGTGCGTGACAGCGTGCCCCCATCGCGCGCTCCAGCTCGTGCTGCGGTGA
- a CDS encoding TIGR04013 family B12-binding domain/radical SAM domain-containing protein, which yields MSGPDVWFRWSRKNRYTIAALLPLVSGARLADGPRPGIMLYSIATPQAEEVYREVDAARSSGMRSLFIAGGPHPSARPAEVLRHFDYVVIGEGEETLPELIDALRSGRDPGSVKGIAYMKDGELVVTERRDFVDLDLYPSFSRPLLAPIEISRGCPWGCAYCQTPRLCGSVMRHRSIPSILSHARMHMDLRFTSPNALAYGSDGLRPRLERVEMLLRTLSELGRPVYFGTFPSEVRPDFVSERALELINTYCTNRTLSIGGQSGSDRILRSINRGHSVHDIEMACELCIDHGIIPNVDLILCLPGESEEDQMLTVELAERIVGMGGRVRAHRFMPLPGTPLESREPSPLLREAELRLGRLALAGKLKGRLH from the coding sequence ATGTCCGGGCCTGATGTATGGTTTAGGTGGAGCAGGAAGAACAGGTACACGATAGCAGCTCTGCTGCCGCTAGTGAGCGGCGCCAGGCTTGCTGATGGCCCGAGGCCGGGAATCATGCTCTACAGCATTGCAACCCCGCAGGCCGAGGAGGTCTACAGAGAGGTAGATGCAGCTCGCAGTTCAGGCATGAGATCTCTGTTCATCGCTGGTGGGCCACATCCATCTGCAAGGCCTGCAGAGGTCCTCAGGCACTTCGATTACGTTGTGATAGGAGAGGGCGAGGAGACGCTGCCAGAGCTCATCGATGCTCTCCGATCGGGCCGCGATCCGGGATCTGTGAAGGGGATAGCATACATGAAGGACGGGGAGCTGGTAGTGACGGAGCGCAGGGATTTCGTGGACCTCGATCTATATCCCTCATTCTCCCGCCCTCTCCTCGCGCCTATAGAGATAAGCAGGGGGTGTCCATGGGGCTGCGCATACTGCCAGACACCAAGGCTCTGCGGAAGCGTCATGCGCCATCGTTCCATACCATCGATCCTCAGCCATGCCAGGATGCACATGGATCTCCGGTTCACGTCCCCGAACGCTCTCGCATACGGCTCAGACGGTCTCAGACCGAGACTGGAGAGGGTCGAGATGCTGCTGAGGACGCTCTCAGAACTCGGCAGGCCGGTATACTTCGGCACGTTCCCATCGGAGGTGCGGCCTGACTTCGTATCAGAGAGAGCGCTTGAGCTCATAAACACATACTGCACGAACCGAACGCTCAGCATAGGCGGACAGTCGGGGAGCGACAGGATTCTGAGATCGATCAACAGGGGTCATTCTGTGCATGATATCGAGATGGCATGCGAGCTCTGCATCGACCATGGCATAATCCCGAATGTCGACCTGATACTCTGCCTACCCGGGGAGAGCGAGGAGGACCAGATGCTCACGGTCGAGCTGGCTGAGAGGATAGTGGGAATGGGGGGCAGGGTCAGAGCCCACAGGTTCATGCCTCTGCCGGGAACTCCGCTGGAATCCCGGGAGCCATCGCCGCTCCTGAGGGAGGCGGAGCTCAGGCTGGGCCGGCTGGCGCTGGCCGGGAAGCTGAAGGGAAGGCTGCACTAG